The following coding sequences are from one Nicotiana tabacum cultivar K326 chromosome 1, ASM71507v2, whole genome shotgun sequence window:
- the LOC107776311 gene encoding phosphatidylglycerophosphate phosphatase PTPMT1 translates to MYIEEEKGGELESREEVEEVVSRVVEKAERSSAAAKVLCCSGSSGKNAIVVLDVRRAMVGVGARALFYPTLLYNVVRNKIQVEFRWWDWIDEFVLLGAVPFQSDVKRLKELGVSGVVTLNEPYETLVPTSLYEAHGIRHLVLPTRDYLFAPSLHNICQAVEFIHENASNGQSTYVHCKAGRGRSTTIVLCYLVKYKQMTPNDAYNYVKSIRPRVLLASSQRQAVEEFYHLMVKRTYSCSPLTSLISRNSRFLAGRNLLAFDDGAVVVITEADLDGYDHTRDSRVDGSEIWADLNLIYRVRVAGGAALARLSCMWFRCHTDQKIPSQKLTAESKQLGSFTVDIHVFS, encoded by the exons ATGTATATAGAGGAAGAGAAGGGAGGAGAGTTGGAGAGTAGGGAGGAAGTGGAGGAGGTGGTAAGTAGAGTGGTGGAGAAGGCGGAGAGATCATCTGCTGCTGCTAAGGTGTTGTGTTGTAGTGGTAGTAGTGGCAAGAATGCCATTGTTGTGTTGGATGTTAGGAGGGCCATGGTTGGAGTTGGGGCTCGGGCATTGTTTTACCCGACACTTCTTTACAATGTTGTTAGGAACAAGATTCAGGTTGAGTTTCGCTGGTGGGACTGGATCGACGAG TTTGTGTTATTAGGTGCTGTCCCTTTCCAATCTGATGTAAAAaggctaaaggagcttggtgtttcCGGTGTTGTCACCCTAAATGAGCCATATGAGACCTTAGTTCCAACTTCTTTATATGAG GCTCATGGTATTCGTCATTTGGTTCTCCCAACAAGAGATTATTTATTCGCCCCATCACTGCATAATATATGTCAAGCAGTAGAGTTCATCCATG AAAATGCTTCCAACGGACAAAGTACATACGTGCATTGCAAGGCTGGTCGAGGACGTAGCACAACAATTGTCTTATGCTACTTG GTTAAGTACAAGCAGATGACACCAAATGATGCATATAACTATGTGAAGTCAATTCGTCCGAGGGTGCTTTTGGCCTCTTCCCAGCGACAG GCTGTAGAGGAATTCTACCATCTCATGGTGAAAAGGACATACAGTTGTAGCCCCTTGACTAGTCTGATCTCAAGGAACTCAAGGTTCTTGGCTGGACGGAATTTGTTAGCTTTCGATGATGGTGCTGTAGTTGTGATAACCGAAGCAGATCTAGATGGATATGATCATACCCGTGACTCTAGGGTGGATGGATCTGAGATCTGGGCTGATTTGAATTTGATTTACAGGGTTCGAGTTGCCGGTGGGGCAGCCCTAGCAAGACTCTCTTGTATGTGGTTTCGGTGTCACACGGACCAGAAGATTCCGAGTCAGAAGCTGACTGCAGAGAGCAAGCAGCTGGGAAGTTTTACTGTAGATATACATGTGTTTTCTTAA